One genomic window of Salmo salar chromosome ssa12, Ssal_v3.1, whole genome shotgun sequence includes the following:
- the nucks1a gene encoding nuclear ubiquitous casein and cyclin-dependent kinase substrate 1a isoform X2, with product MSRPVRNKKVVNYSQFQESDDADEEYGKNSDKPKKPRAAPREVKRKRSKNSQEDSEDSDEKLSKSKNDSADDFGSDEDNDFGEEDDEDGGSDYEAKRGKKGKTAKVAKPTKRTPKRKRPADDSDEEVSRKVRTVRQAATKAVSKQREILLGDGGSEDEEREDKEEAFADLTPSPMKGKGKGRPSAAKALEKSSPKEEEEEEPESPLEEEEEEEVVVKKDSSPTPKKTKEAPGKEKEKKEKEDEEEEEEEEEDGSEEDVPSGED from the exons ATGTCAAGACCAGTGAG GAACAAGAAGGTGGTGAATTACTCACAATTCCAGGAATCTGATGACGCAG ATGAGGAGTATGGGAAGAACTCAGACAAGCCTAAGAAGCCTCGTGCGGCTCCTCGCGAGGTGAAGCGCAAGCGGTCAAAGAACTCGCAGGAGGACAG TGAGGATTCTGATGAAAAACTCTCCAAATCCAAAAATGATTCAGCAG ATGACTTTGGCAGTGATGAAGACAACGACTTTGGAGAGGAAGATGATGAGGATGGAGGGAGCGACTACGAGGCTAAACGAGGCAAAAAGGGAAAGACGGCCAAGGTGGCAAAGCCCACTAAGAGGACACCCAAGAGAAAACGACCCGCAG ATGACAGTGATGAGGAGGTGAGTCGTAAGGTGCGTACGGTGCGCCAGGCTGCCACCAAGGCCGTgtctaaacagagagagatcctgCTGGGAGACGGAGGCAGTGAGGACGAGGAACGCGAAGACAAGGAGGAGGCCTTCGCAGACC TGACCCCCAGCCCAATGAAAGGAAAGGGTAAAGGTCGCCCCAGTGCTGCCAAGGCCCTGGAGAAGAGCTCGcccaaagaggaggaagaggaggagccagAGAGCcctctggaggaggaggaggaggaggaggtggtggtgaagAAGGACTCCTCCCCCACTCCCAAGAAAACAAAGGAGGCACccgggaaggagaaggagaagaaggaaaaggaagatgaggaggaggaggaggaggaagaggaggacggaTCGGAAGAGGACGTACCCTCTGGGGAAGACTAG
- the nucks1a gene encoding nuclear ubiquitous casein and cyclin-dependent kinase substrate 1a isoform X1, which produces MSRPVRNKKVVNYSQFQESDDADEEYGKNSDKPKKPRAAPREVKRKRSKNSQEDSEDSDEKLSKSKNDSADDFGSDEDNDFGEEDDEDGGSDYEAKRGKKGKTAKVAKPTKRTPKRKRPADDSDEEVSRKVRTVRQAATKAVSKQREILLGDGGSEDEEREDKEEAFADPDESGSDEDFMVEDDDDSDYGRSKSKRSSKKVIKRSRPERKEKKSPKPRLKATVTPSPMKGKGKGRPSAAKALEKSSPKEEEEEEPESPLEEEEEEEVVVKKDSSPTPKKTKEAPGKEKEKKEKEDEEEEEEEEEDGSEEDVPSGED; this is translated from the exons ATGTCAAGACCAGTGAG GAACAAGAAGGTGGTGAATTACTCACAATTCCAGGAATCTGATGACGCAG ATGAGGAGTATGGGAAGAACTCAGACAAGCCTAAGAAGCCTCGTGCGGCTCCTCGCGAGGTGAAGCGCAAGCGGTCAAAGAACTCGCAGGAGGACAG TGAGGATTCTGATGAAAAACTCTCCAAATCCAAAAATGATTCAGCAG ATGACTTTGGCAGTGATGAAGACAACGACTTTGGAGAGGAAGATGATGAGGATGGAGGGAGCGACTACGAGGCTAAACGAGGCAAAAAGGGAAAGACGGCCAAGGTGGCAAAGCCCACTAAGAGGACACCCAAGAGAAAACGACCCGCAG ATGACAGTGATGAGGAGGTGAGTCGTAAGGTGCGTACGGTGCGCCAGGCTGCCACCAAGGCCGTgtctaaacagagagagatcctgCTGGGAGACGGAGGCAGTGAGGACGAGGAACGCGAAGACAAGGAGGAGGCCTTCGCAGACC CTGATGAGTCGGGCAGTGATGAAGACTTCATggttgaggatgatgatgatagtgactATGGCCGCTCCAAGAGCAAGAGGAGCAGCAAGAAGGTGATCAAACGGAGCCGGCCAGAAAGGAAGGAAAAGAAATCCCCCAAACCACGACTAAAGGCCACTG TGACCCCCAGCCCAATGAAAGGAAAGGGTAAAGGTCGCCCCAGTGCTGCCAAGGCCCTGGAGAAGAGCTCGcccaaagaggaggaagaggaggagccagAGAGCcctctggaggaggaggaggaggaggaggtggtggtgaagAAGGACTCCTCCCCCACTCCCAAGAAAACAAAGGAGGCACccgggaaggagaaggagaagaaggaaaaggaagatgaggaggaggaggaggaggaagaggaggacggaTCGGAAGAGGACGTACCCTCTGGGGAAGACTAG